The genomic interval GTGTGGCGAGGCCTGAAGTAATCCTTGTGCGAAGGAAGTTGTTGTTCACGAAGTGTGTTGGACCAACCCTGCGGACCTTAGACTGCGGATGCGACTAATACCTGGAGGCTCGGATTACGTCCACTAGACCCCTGGTTGCTTTCTGGGTCCGAAATGCAAACGGTGTCCCCTTATCGATACGTGCTGGGAACTTTACAAGACGGAGATCCTTGATCATATGCGATCGCAATTTCTCTGGCGTTGCATCCCATCGTGAGGGGCCTGACAGTCCGCAAGGACCACACCTAATTTCACCCCTCGCTCCGGTTGACTTGATAGAACTCCAGAAAAATATCCACAGGTCTGCATGGTCTGACATTGTCAATGACTGCGCAAGTGTCGAGTTCGAACGGTACAGAAAGTCTACCTTCAGATAGCCATACGAAGCGACCATAGAAATTCAACTTTGGTTATTGATGAGAAGGTCTTTGAAATAATCGGACGGCGAAATTCGATTTCAACTTCATGACACAGCCAATCATTCACGAACCCACTTAGTTACCAACTCCTCCGTTATGGGTCATAGCTATCGTAGCATCTCGCTTGAAGCAATCGCTTTGTCGACCGACATCGGCTCTCTCTTCCATCCGATTCTTTCGtttcgaactatttattcGGAGAGGTTCTAGAGCTTCATAGTTGGATTCACTCTCATCACGATAGGATCCACCAAATCCGGGCGACCGCAAATATGCGAGGTGTGAAATTCAGATGCTAAGACTGATGCTCATGCTTCAAATTGAAGTATCATGCGATCGAGACCTTTACCTACTAGTCGAAAGTCTACTTGAAGAACTCAAGCACTTGGCCCCGACCTGATCCTCCAAACCTTTAAACCTTGGAACTCTCACCACGACACCGAAGCTCGCCAGTCAGACTCCGTGCAAGGAAGCTTCCTTCGTATTGTAGAATATCCAAACCGCACCAAGGATCAAATGCAGAGCGGCGCGGAAAAGTAATCTGACCATGGCCAGCCCAGATCTCGCGAAATTTCCAGTCCATGATCGTAGGAATCAGCTCTTGAATCGCCGGTGATGTTCCCACACACGGCTGTGGAATACTACGAAGATTGGGCCGCCATTTGTCTGCGGCACGCAAACTGGGAATACGATGATCGGGGATAAATTCGCACTCGAAAAGAGTTCGTTCTGCCGGCCTCTGTGCATTTGCCAGAACCAGCCGGGTACCGTTTGTCGTCTGAATATCGGCCTTGCCAAAGACTTTGGGAAAGCCGTACTGCTCACGTCCTGCAAATATGGTTGCCTCGTTGTCGAGGATCAAGATGAGACTGTACATGAATTTCTCGTTCTTAAAAGTCACCTCGACTTGGTGGACAAACTAATTTTACGCCCCCACAGAACTCATTCCATAGTCGAGCACTATGGTTGACATGAGAGGCTCATCCTCGAGCTCTAGCATATTTGGGACCAGATGGCGAACTAGAGATGCGGCGACGCGGTAGGTATAGCCCAGCATCATATCGATTGCGAAGCTGTATGGGTCTGGAGGTTTCGGGTATGGGGGTAAAAATATGGTGACCGATTCCGCTTCGAAAGATAGCGCACCAAAACGCATTTCTACTGATCGTCAACTTTGATTGTGTGAGGTGATAGGTATTGCTATGCTGCAATTATCAACATCAAAACCTGTGGGCAACGATAACATAAAGCATTTCTCGACTTTCTTTATGTTCAAAAGTTTGCGCCTATTCATGTCTCTGATCGGTGTTCATGGCGCGTCCGAGAAGACCGCCTCGAACCCTGTAGGCGCTGCATGGTGATGCTGTTCAGGATGCTTACTCGCTAGTAAGAGTCAGGCTTTACGTTACCACCATGTAAGACATTGAACTAAGTGGGCATCGCCCGAACCACGTTGATCAAGTGGGGATTGTCCGACATGCCTGTGCCTCGGCCACGGCGTCCGCATGTCCGCGAAAAGCCGTTGGCAACCACAGTCGCGCCGGCCGAGCTCTCGGTGTCAACTTCGGGACCCGATTCCGCTGGAGCAGTATCGACACCTCGCTGTAGAACGACTGCCGTTGGCTCAACTGTAGCGTAGATTTGGCTGTCGTCGCATCTGATGTTGCATGATTTGTCACACGTGCCAGCCCGGGGAGTATTAAAAGTCACTCCGGCGGGATTCGGCCTGGTAATATTCAAAATGCGGGGTGAAGCCCCCGCCCTGTAAGCATAAAGTCTCGGCAAAAGTCGTGGTTCACCTCTACCCCCAGGTTTCAGGAGCGCCAACTTGAATAAGCCTGGACGACAACTCTATCGAAATGCAAGCCTTTCAGTACATGGAGAAAGGCGGCGGCCTACAACTTCGAGATCTACCCATTCCTCAGCCTGGCCCCGGCTGGGTTCAGCTACAAGTCAAAGCAGCCGGTCTGTGCCATTCAGACTGCCACATATTGAAGGGCATCGATGGGGTTGTTCAGCGGCCCATTACTCTCGGCCACGAAGTCTCTGGGATAATTACAGCACTCGGCCCTGATGTGAAAGAATTCAAAACCGGCGAACGTGTTACCGTGGGGCTTTTCTCATATCCGATCAAGCTTCGGGACTGGACAATGGCTATTGGTCTTGGATTCGACGGTGGTTACGGAGAATTTGTGCTGGCACCTGTGGCAAGATTAGTCCACATCCCGGACAGCCTCTCATTTTCTCAAGCTGCGGTGGCGACTGATGCGATGGCAACATCCTACCATGCTGTGGTAGTCGAAGCCGCTGCGAAGCCTGGTATGACGATCGGCGTGATTGGTATCGGTGGCCTTGGGATGTCAGGTCTCGGCTTTGGAGTCCTCAAAGGGGCCAAAGTGTACGGCATCGACATATCCGAGTCAAAGTTCAAAGAGGCAAAGAGACTCGGTGCTAGTGGGTGTTTCAAGAGCCTGGAAGATGCTCAGGACGTGGATTTCGATGCCATCGTCGATTTCGCCGGCACAGGGGCAACCACAACGCAGGCCATTCAAAAGGTGAGCGAAGGGGGCAAAGTCGTCGTCGTTGGACTGGCAGGTTCCGAGATCACAATCCCTAGCTATGCTTTGATTGGCCGTAGTGTAAGTTTGATTGGATCGTTTGGAGCGAGTGAACAGGACTTGAGAGATGTCTTCGACCTTTTGGCAAATAAGTCGATTGAGCCAGAGTTAACAGAGATTCCTTTTGCGGAGATTCCGGCGGGGCTTGATGCCTTAGATAGAGGCGAGACACAGGGAAGATTGTGGTCAGATCCGAGTAAGGCCAAGATAAGCTCaagtaaactataataagcaatgggATCACAGCTGAGTATTGTAGTAACGATGCATGGAGAAAGAATGCAAGAAAAAAGCCCAAGTTATTTGCTCTTGTAGTTCTTATGCCATGCTCAGTGGTTTCTGTCAAACTATCAGAGGGGCTTCGTCAGAATTAGCAAGTCTGGCATTTGGATAGGAAGACTAACTAGTATCCACATTGAATCAGTCCTCGTTGATTAACTGAGCTACCTAGACTGAGATGATGCGTGATGCGTGATCTTCCGCCTCCATGGCCACCACTCATTCACTTGTCCAAGAAAACAAGACACTTGAGCTCGATGCTCGCTCGTTCCGCCTCGTCCATATATCTAGAATCCTCAAAAGAACTATGAAACACAGCCATCCTCGACTCGAAACTCTCCAATGATGCACTGTCCCATTGAAGAAACAGGACAGGCTCATCTGGTTGCTGATGGTCCAGAAACACCCAATCATGGTCCTCGCTGTAGGAAGCTGTATCCAGCCAGAAGTCTTGAGCGTCCTTGCCAAAGACTTTGAATTTTCCTTCAGGTCGTGAGAAGATCTGTGCATGTCGTTCCTGAGATCTAATGCTTTTGGGCACTAGAAAGGCAATCGGGTCGCGTTTGATCGTCTTCAGAGGCCTCCATACGTTGACCATGAGAACTCGACCCTTAGGAGGCATAGATTTGGGCGGGTGATCCATTTTGGGAATAGTATCTTCCAGGAGCTCAAGGCCACTTCTAACAGTCAAGTCGCCGTGAATAGAGTAAACCGGCGTGGTGTCTTTCCTGATTCCACTTATATCAGAGTGTCGAATTCTTGAGACAGTGGTGAATGTCCTGTTGGCGTTGAAACTATTCGTAGATTTGATTAATTATTCGCCTAATCACGAAGTTTTAGATAACATGAGATAAGGGAAATTCATATTACTGTTTCTTGAGAAGCTCTTGGGTGTCTCGAAGTATCACCTCGCGAACCTCATCCTCGTCAGACCAGTCTTTAACATCAACCCTATGCTTCACGAACTCCAAGCCATCACTCGCGGTAGTGAACTGATTCATCTCGGCGCGAATGTTACGAACAAAAACTTCGCGCTTATCTCTGTAATTCTCAGCATCGGAATAAAGATTGGTTGGCGTGTTGAGAAACTCCGGTGTTGGCGGCGGCTTTCTGTAAACAAGATGCGTCCCGACTCCTGGAAAATTGGACGCTGAAGTCATCTTTTGAGGCGGTGAGATGAGCAGAAAGTATTTTGCAAAGGCGGACCTTGAATGCAAGACTCATCATTCGAGATTGGGAAAGGAAGTCTTGCTTCTTATGTGACTGACTGAACTCACTTCCCCGGGGTCTTCTTTCTGCAGCCATCCAATAATATGCTATATTTAGAGCCCTGCAATCATCATACGAATGCCGCACTCAAAGCTGACTGATGCAGTGATACGCGATGGATGTTGCCGCTGACCAACAGCAATGGTGGCAGAGAATGGAATTTAAGGTAGCATGAATGGAACGCTGCACGAAGTGCCTATGAGATTAAGTACGTGAGTGATTCGTCCTCACGAGCATAATCACCACATAAGTCTCAAGACTACCGGTGGGATCGTCTTCTTGTAGACCTAAAGGGAAGGTCAGCGAGGGTGCCTCGCTCC from Colletotrichum lupini chromosome 2, complete sequence carries:
- a CDS encoding alcohol dehydrogenase GroES-like domain-containing protein translates to MRGEAPALLDDNSIEMQAFQYMEKGGGLQLRDLPIPQPGPGWVQLQVKAAGLCHSDCHILKGIDGVVQRPITLGHEVSGIITALGPDVKEFKTGERVTVGLFSYPIKLRDWTMAIGLGFDGGYGEFVLAPVARLVHIPDSLSFSQAAVATDAMATSYHAVVVEAAAKPGMTIGVIGIGGLGMSGLGFGVLKGAKVYGIDISESKFKEAKRLGASGCFKSLEDAQDVDFDAIVDFAGTGATTTQAIQKVSEGGKVVVVGLAGSEITIPSYALIGRSVSLIGSFGASEQDLRDVFDLLANKSIEPELTEIPFAEIPAGLDALDRGETQGRLWSDPSKAKISSMVSVKLSEGLRQN
- a CDS encoding GMP synthase, whose translation is MSKKYPAPDAPVVRIIVLETDNPHPDTHAAKGSFGEILHTHFQHAGAEHDPPLGVDTDQKFVVEEKGGTVPSFEDFDSYQGVLITGSMYDAHGDNPWILKLLGVLQELWERRPDLHLSGVCFGHQLLNRMLGAEVAPAPSEDWELGHCRIDLSPVDQVVAPPTTESSKGLLKPSDKVDVWGHSEHTKVQGVYIKGRLFTSQAHLAFDEDMVKRQIQMRIDSGGIQDMEHADQAAETAHWEHDVETQSTPQCVWPNLRTDKDIRCCFITTMTWFNMKKFNILLCRLSLSLGLQEDDPTGSLETYVVIMLRQHPSRITASVSFEKKTPGKSAFAKYFLLISPPQKMTSASNFPGVGTHLVYRKPPPTPEFLNTPTNLYSDAENYRDKREVFVRNIRAEMNQFTTASDGLEFVKHRVDVKDWSDEDEVREVILRDTQELLKKQIRHSDISGIRKDTTPVYSIHGDLTVRSGLELLEDTIPKMDHPPKSMPPKGRVLMVNVWRPLKTIKRDPIAFLVPKSIRSQERHAQIFSRPEGKFKVFGKDAQDFWLDTASYSEDHDWVFLDHQQPDEPVLFLQWDSASLESFESRMAVFHSSFEDSRYMDEAERASIELKCLVFLDK
- a CDS encoding acetoacetate decarboxylase, with protein sequence MMLGYTYRVAASLVRHLVPNMLELEDEPLMSTIVLDYGMSSVGALILILDNEATIFAGREQYGFPKVFGKADIQTTNGTRLVLANAQRPAERTLFECEFIPDHRIPSLRAADKWRPNLRSIPQPCVGTSPAIQELIPTIMDWKFREIWAGHGQITFPRRSAFDPWCGLDILQYEGSFLARSLTGELRCRGESSKV